The Balaenoptera acutorostrata chromosome 13, mBalAcu1.1, whole genome shotgun sequence region ggggaaccttaaatgcatattactaaggcTACAGTGtatgactccaactatatgacacCCAGGAAAAGggaaactatagagacagtaaaaagatcagtggctgccaggggctcaAGGGGGAGAGATGAGAGGGTGGCATACAGggtatttttagggcagtgaaactattcttaTCATGGTGGACACATGACATTacgcatttgtcaaaatccatagactgtacaacacaaagagtgaaccccaatataaactacagactttagtTAATATCTAGTTAATAGTATCTAGACTGGTTTATCAATGATAACAAATGtatcacactaatgcaagatgttagtaATAGGGGAAACTGCTTTCAGGTATGAGAACAATGTACTATCTGCTCAaattttctataaacctaaaactgttctaacaAATAAAgtctattcattaaaaaacaacaaaatccagATAGACAACTCTCAGACAAGTAAACTAATCATGCCCTTTGCCCCAGGGATTCTCCTCCTAGGACACTATCTCAAGGGAATAAGGAATTCTAAAATAGACTTGTCCAAAAGAAATTTCATTGTGCCATTCTTCATAACAATGCAATCAACCCATATATTTAATAAGGTCATGCTTAAATAACTTATAGAGTAGccacacaataaaatattatacaactATTAAAATCCAAGTTTTCCATGATAGTTAATGATGGAAAAATGCTCATgataaaaaaaagtatgtaaactATATTCACAGAATAACTACATTGTTGTAATGACAATCAGAAACAACTTGTTATGTAggtgaaattaaaatatagaaggAAATACTCTCTCTTGTCTGAGTGGTGGAATTACAGATGAGTTATCTTCTAACAACAAACATTTTCTAACAACATGCATTATGTGTATAAGAAAGTAACAAGAAATGTAATAATATAAAGCCTAGAAGTTAATAAGTAAAGCCCTGGAATTATGAGAGTTTAAAAACATGGATTTCCATAATTGGTTCCCCATCAATGTCATCTGTGAAGAGCAAAGGTGCCCTCTCTCAGGGGAGGCATCCTGTCTTATTCACCCTGTATTCTTTTCCTCAGTGACCCAGACCGCAGAATAGAGCACAGACTCAAACAAGTGTGTGGCGTAAGTTAATGGACAAATGGAAACCAAACAAACACAGCACTCTCTGTTCTAATTCTCAAACCTATACAACACACTCACTTTCCTTAAAATTGTAGCAGAACTGAAGCTACTTCTGAAATGTAACTGGATAAATCTGTATCATAAAATGACCCTGAGAGGACTCAGCAACAAATTGATCCATCTCTAGATCTCTCTATGAAAAGGTTTTACAACTAAACAAAAAACATAGTTTTAAACGTCTTCAACAAAAGATTTCCTGCATTTTCACAGTGCAATGTAAAACTATTTTAGAAAAGATCGATGTTGGAACACAGCATGTTACAATTAATATAATCTAGGTTTATACTTATCAACATGTATGTTGATTATTAAAGAGCTGAATTTATCTTAAAGTTTATCTTAAATACTTACGCAGGAATGCCATTAAACTCATCAGAAGTTATAAATGgcatttctttaacatttttttgttctttggagGGCTTCTTTGTGGGTGCAGGTTCCTCAACTTTGACTGGTTCTTCAGGGTCAAGATCTGATCCATTAACACTACAGAATAGAGATGCACAGATGTACAGGTAATCGTCAGAATTCTGCAGCATACGAGAAAGCTTTGCAACTGAAAATGATCAGTATCAAACACATGATTCATCTTGTTATAGGTTTATAGCCAACCTTTTTTTCTATCCCTACCATTAACGCTCATGAAGATCTGAATAGTGAGAATGCTAAAAAATCAAGTCCCTAAATCTTCAGTAATATAATTGCTCTTTACACACTCAAAACATGGTGTAAGTAGAACATGTGCCAAACAGCTTCATCAGTTATCCCACTGGCTTCTCAAAGTCAATATGCGTAAAGTTGAATTTAACTTCTACATGGCTTTTCTTCCTGACTTCCCTATTTCTGGACATGGAAACATCAATCACCTTATATTTCTATCTTTCTAATTTATCCCATTGGTTGCTAGTACAGTAAGTACCCTACATACAGATGAGTTCCGTTTCAAGAgtgtgttcgtaagtccaatttgttcctaagtccaacaagttagcctaggtacccaactaacacaatcagctacgTAGTACTgtgctgtaataggtttatatactttttacacaaataatacctaaaaaacacacacaaaaaataaagaaaacatttttaatcttacagtacagtaccttgaaaagtacggtagtacagtacaacagctggcgcTTCTTACCAGTACCAGCTatatcaccgctgcttttactcTTGTTTCTGgatatcctgggcttgaaataaagatactgtactactgtactctatacaatactgtactgtaccccaaagtacacaaaagcacaaccacttgtagaggatgcacgcatgtgacgATGCACGCATGTggcaatgtacgccagacacgtgaactaacttacatgattggacatgcgaacgcatGTTCACacctttgaaagtttgcaacttgaaggttcgtaagTAAGGACTTACTATATCAATCCTGCCTGCTACAGACTCATTTTAGTTGCCAGCAATGAGCACGGGTCACCCTTGGCTCAGTCCTGCCCAATTTCTGGAGTCAGTGAGAAGCCTAGTATAGCTCCTACCCACAAGCAAATAGAGTCTACAAATAGGCTGTATCTTCTAGGTTGTTTAACTGCCAAGGAAGGAATGGAGCCCTGTTGCAGGCAGCAAGTCAAGCGGTAAATGGAGACGGGATACAGGAAAGAGAAGATCCAACCCAGGAGCAAGGGAAGGGAATCCCAGGAAAGACAGGGAAGTGAGATGCCAAGACGACAGCTGAGTACCAGACACAGAGGGCAACCAGGCCTGACTGAGGTGGTGTGATGAGGATACGGCCACATGGTGGGTTGTCAAGATGAAGATGCCTGATGTTATGGTAGCATGATCCTTACATGAATCCTAACCTGAGACTCCACGGTAAGCCTGGCTGATTCTTACCTGTACTTGCTTATCTTTAGGCCCTGCTGTGTGTATCAACTGAAAATAACCATTTCTACCTATAGAAAGGTTCTGCTGTGGCCTGGCCCTAAAAGCTGACGCTAGGCCATAGTGAGTTTAGAAGAAAATTCCTCCTATTCCTCGGGCCATATTCCTGCTGGGTAGCCAATGTCTAGCCCAACAACCCTGGCAGATATCCTATGATGACCTCTGTTCCTAGCATTTATTCATGACCTTGCCcactaattttctcttcttggaGTGAAATTCCAAGGTACCCTGACATGCAAGGGACTCTGTTGAGCTTATCTTTTCCTGGAGACCTTCAACTATCAGCAGCAACATGGCTCTTTTCCTACACAGCAAGGTTCATGCCTTCCTTTCAGTTTTCAAACTTAAGCAGTATGTTGTTTGTGGAAACACATACGCAAAACTGTGATTATCATAAACTCCAGGATGATTACCTCTTTGATAGAGGGAGGGTCTGCAATAGAAAAAGTGCTGTAGGTACTGGTAGTGTCCTATTTCTTAATCTGACTGGTGGATACGCTGATGTTTATCATGCTTCTTTAATTTACACTAATAATACTTTAATTACTTTTCTGTATATACGATACATTCGAAAGTTAAAAAGTTAAGTTAGCCATGGAATGTTTTTACGTACTTGGAGCCCccttttagaaatataattttgtaaatcaactatacttcaataaagttaaagaaaaaaagaaatacaattatgGGCAGAGGACTGGAGAGATGGGAGTGGAGAAATACTGGAAAGACAAAACACAGGAGCTCCCCAATCATGAAGACAAAAGATGACAGAAGACCTCATGGAGCCAGACAATCAGAGGGAGGGCAGGGACAGACAAAACCCTGCAGAGGCCGCATGGACGGCTGGGGCTACGAGACAGAGAGACAGGTTGAAGATGTCGAGTTCCTGTCTAGGTGATGGGTGGGTAACAAGGAGACAGTTTAGTCTTAGACACGCGAAGCTGGAGGAGAGAACAGCTCATTCATGAGATTCCCAGCAAGCGATTAAAACAGAACTAGATGCCATGTCAAGGCCAGAGTTGGACATTTGAGAGCATTAATAATGGTGCTAAGTAAGCGTGAGTAAAACAGAGCTTTAGGACATACTTGTAATTTAAAAGAGGGCAGAGAAAAAGGAGGCAGCCTAGTCGAAAATGTAGGATGACAACTAAGAAAGCGCAGTGGCAGTGCAAATAACAGAATTTCAAAAAGATGGGCagcaaaataaaatctgaaaagaatcAGGGCTGAAGAGGTATTTTTTACCTCTTTGTGACCTTCAAGCAATCATTTTCATAAGTATGGTAGTAATTAACAGCAAAGGCTAGGTTTTAGGGGCTTCAGGAAAAGGGCAGGCACGAACATACACTGGCAGTGAACAGACAGAGGTAGGACAGTACTTTGAGGGTAAAAACAGAGCTAAGCTTTTGTTCCTTGAGCTGTTTTTAAGATGGGAAGCTCATTAAGTTTAGTTTTAccctaaggcagtggttctcaagggTCAGGGGAAATTCTGCCCCCCAAAAGACATATGGCAATGTCTGGCGACATTTTTCATTGTCACAactgggtggaggggtggaggtgggaggggataCAGGGGGCTACTGATATTTAGTTGGAAGAGGGcagggatgctactaaacatGCTATTTTCACAAAAAAGAATTATCTGACCTAAAATGCCAATAGAGCCAAGGCTGACAAACTCTGCTCtaagggaaagaaatgagaaaaagtagaaaaagacaGTCTAGAGGAGACTTACCCTTGGGAAAGAGGGGGGACATTTTTCCCAGAGACTGTGGGATAAGAAAACTGGTAAAGATGGGGGAAAGACTATTTCTTGTAtaagtaacaaaacaaacaaaaaaaaccctggatAATCACTAACAAAATTGCaagtatatagaaaagcaaaaagatttgaagtgtttgttttaatagttttataaaaccagatagtaaaaataattataaacacacTTACAAGTTCTGGGTTACTGTTACTTGAGGCAAATGGGGAGGAATGTTTTCTTTGAGATGTTCCACATCTTTATAATCTTCTTCAAGACATTCAAAGAgttcctaaaataaaaacaaaaagctcaCAAATAAGCATCTGTCCGgcctgtgtgtgttttaacatGTTAGATAGAACATGAaaggggcttccccagtggtccagtggtaaagactctgcactcccaatgcagggggcccggattcgatccctggtcagggaactagatcccacatgccgcaactaagagcccgcatgctgcaacaaagatcccgcatgcggcaacgaagatcctgcatgctgcaactaagacccagcgcagccaaattaattaattaattaattaattaattaattatttaaaaaagagcaTGAAAGACTATGTACCACAATCACAATGATTCTGAGTATTCAAAGAGCAGAGCGGTGAAAAAGCATTGAATAcagcaatatttaaaaagagcCCTTTGGTTTCTCGAGCTGATTTTGGACggtaatatattatttttctctactgGATTTTTTCAGAGGACAATTGTTAGAATAACATTACAACAGGCAGGGTTGACATTCATGTCTTTCTAAAATACTTTAACCTTGGGAAGCAACTGAAAAGTATATGAAAGATTTATGTTTCTCATTCTGGTAAAGTGCTTTTGTTGACTTAGCAAACGTTCCCCAGCACCAGAGTGATAATGCATTCCCGGAATGCAACGATGAGATACTGCTTGGAACGGCTTTCATATATTCCAGCTTAATGAAAATTCCTACTTGATCATAACCACTTTCATTTTGTGTTGTCTTTATTTAACTTTCCCTAGAACTTGAGGTTATGAACTCATgcaaatttaataagaaaaatactcTGTACCTTTGGATTCCCATCATCTGATTTTCAATCATAATGTAAACAAAAATTCCAAATAGTCTTTAATCCTGAGTTGAACATTCTCGAAACCCACACCTAACCCTGGGCATTCTTGGGCAGGGTAGAAGTGAAACCATTATTGGTTTCTGTTTTGAATTTGTATAACATCTTTCTTTTAAACAGATGAATGATGTTCAGAGATACTAATTTCATTTCAACTGATAGTAGCATAGGCACAATCATGCCCAGTCCCAGAGCtgaaaaatctttacagacattGAGGATTATAAGGCTTACAAAGGACCATAGAGGCCACCTTGACCATATCAATGGCTCTAAGAGCATGAGGTAATTATGGTACAGATTGAGTATTTTCCCATCCCATCAGAAAGTACACTAGCACTTTGATTAGGTGAAGGcttatttagaataaaatgtgtgtgtgaatgaggCTCAAGTTTTTCTTTGCTTGAGAATCCTTATACTATATTctatagaaacagagaaatgCAGAATAGAAGGGACCCAAGAAATAGTTCGGTATGACCCATTACTTTTCAAATGAGGACGCTGAGACCCCAAGAGGAAAAATGACCTTCTCAGCGTGGCAGAAGGTGCTTCGGGGAGCCAGCGTGAGAATCCACATCTCCAAACCCCAGGGCAGGCATTCCTCCTACATCGCCCTCCCAGGAGATCACTTATTTAAATTAAACCTACCAAGAGTTATTtaggagagacttccctggtggcgcagtggttgagaatctgcctgccaatgcagggaacatggattCAAtttctggtctgggaagatcccacatgccactgaccaactaagcccatgcgccacaactactgagcccacgcgtcgCAACTACTAAAGTCCGCATGCTCTAggacctgcgtgccacaactactgagccctcgtgctgcaactactgaagcccgcacgcctagagcccgtgctccgcaacaagagaagccaccgcaatgagaagcccgtgcactgcaacgaagagtagcccccgcttgccgcgactagacaaagcccatgcaccacaacaaagaccgaacacagccaaaaaaaaacacaattatttAGGAAATATTCCTTTTTAGTAAATAGATTGGCTACCACCATGCAGGAAGAAACACATCTGGAACTCTGGAGTCCTTTatactgggaaaataaaatgcaaatggcACTTTTTACCGTTAATAATAACTTACAAAGCTAAGAACATTATAAACTTAAAGAATCCTTAAGGATTCCCTGGTGATTAGGGAGTCTGTATctattgcctttttattttgtttttttcactagaAAACCATTACCTTGAGTGAACTGTTGGTTTGTTCTTGATACTGAATTTCCAATTCCAATTTATTTAGAAGTTCATTTACTACAATGATCTCATctcctattttatttaatatagtcTTCAGGGTAGGTTCTTGCCCTATTgataaacaaagataaaatggaaaataaaatgtatagaaaagcaaaaaaCATACACGTATCCAACTGAACTCTTGGGACAGAGCTCTACCTTAAAGAGACACTGAGGGTTGAGAAAGAACTATTGTTTCAGCCCCTAAGAACTGTCTCTATGGATAATCTTAAGAACTCATTTCTaagtaatatgaaaaaaaaggaagggagagataATTACACTGTATCCCCTGAATCTTTTGCTTCTGGAGAACTGTTCCACTAATAAAACACCTAGAAATGCTAGATAAAATACACACCCTTTTACATGCATAGTTGAGCTCTTATGAGAAAAAGGTAAATCACCAAGGGCTTCCACATGAAGAGCGAACCACAGACCAGGCAGTACGTGTCAGCTGATGCTACAGCAGCCCTAATGGTGGTGGGGCGGGGGACGAGGTACAGAGGAATGCTGGAGAGAGAAGGTTGTCACTCTCAGCAACCTAATATATTTGGTTTTAATGGGAATAAGAGCCAAGGCTTTGGGACTTCAAAGCACAGGATGCTGAAAGTGAGAATCCCAAACGAGGCCAGGATCCCTCTTCATGGGCTGTATCTTCAGTGAATGTGTAAACCTGAGAAATTCTAATCACTGGCCAGGAAGATAAGCTTATGTTTTGGACTGGCCTGCAAGTATGGGTGGGAGGCGGTGGAGAGTAGCCTGCTCTCAGATTCCCAACCCCACCTCCTAGTCCCTCTCTCTAGCTCCCTAGATACGAGGATGGGAAAACCAGAGTCCCCTCCTCCCTAGAAATAAGAGaagtagtaaaaaaaagaatttttaagggCAGATCAAAAGCACAAAAAGGAAAACTATCTTCACAATCAAATCTTTCCATCTTCACTTCTAGTAACCAAATCatgaaatacacataacataactGAAAACATCCTGTGACCACATCTATAGATTACAGATGCAGTAGAGTGAAATGGCTAAAGCCTCCAGGTCTGAAGTCAGAGACACCAGTACCTGCCCTCAGAGGGTTACTGAGAAGTAGGAAAGTACATATAAGATGGGCGAGCACTGTGCTTGGAACCTAGTAAAGCACTCAGTAAAGGCAAACTACTATTAATCGACGTAATCTAACAAAGCAATGCAAATTGCATTTGACAGTAGGTTCATAACAACTAAAAGAAATTAACAAGTCAGAGTGTTGATGTCTTTGCTGAGATTAATTACAGGCGGTAAAACAACTAGTTGGATATACTGGTATCACAAATAACTTAGTCACCTAAATTTTAGGGCCTTGTTTGCTGATTTGTAGTAAAATAAATTCACTAAGCAAATTCACTACTTTTCATAGTAGTGATCTAGTAAATCACAGCAGCCAAAGTGGCAAACAAATTACTAGGTTTTCCTAAATAGGTCATGGAACCAAACAGACAAATTGTTCTCCCCACGTACAAATGATGGTTACCCAGTGTGTAGTTATCTAACAGGTCAGACTGCTTCATCCAGGCTTCACGCTTTGATGGGGTCATTTGAATTCAAGGTTTGATCGTTTAACAGAtctctaaattatatttttccaatAGTAATCATGCCCTCAGAAAGAGAATCTAAAGAAGACTGcttattaaaaacctaaatgtccttttTCAGATTATTCAATAAAAGTGGCATAGAAGAAGACAAGTACTACACTGGGAATCGAGACACAAAACCTGTAGTTCCAACTGACTACCCATGAGCTGGGGGACCAGGGCAAGTCACCtgacttctgagcctcagtttcctcatgtgagAGACCAGGTGGCTTGAGAAGATAAACCCACAGTCCCTTCAGCTTTAACTTTCTACAGAATATGTCAGCCACCAACTGTAAAATGGATGAGGCTCTTTATTAGTGGTTCCCAACAAGAGACATAGAATATCAAAGTCTCAGAAGGACAtggataatttgaaaagacattccAACAGTATAAtttcatatttgaatttttttaaattatcaattcATAATACAAACTACAATAAAAGTTCAACAGGATCTTCCCAGCAGATGGAATTCCACCTATCAATAAATCTTTAGCTTTCCTAGATATGGTTGGGAAGTACATCATTTTTGTAAACAATATTTTTCCAGACTTCACAAGGATCTCCTACTtctctgcacttccattgcatCATCCACTTTCAGCACTTCAAAATATCTTGGAAGATGGTTACAATTTACAAGTTTCtggatgtttaaaaaattgactTCATTTTCAATTAATTGTTTCCTAGTGATATATATTGATCAGCTTCCTCCAAAGCAGTCTGTAAGATGGGTTATGGGCTACTTCTATCTCTGTGGATCTTTTCCACTTCTggtgttttccttgtcttttagTATCTCTACTTAGCTCTAGAACTAGGAACACTAAATAACTTTCAAATCTTACTATTCTGCCTTGTGTGTCTCAGaaaaacataagtaaataaatataattaatagcTAGTTCATTGTTCAATGTAACTTACATTTTAGTATCCTCTGCAATATTCAAAATACTGAGGGCAGACTGTTTTAAGAATCACCATTCGAAACTTAAAATTACCTTTCTAAGATACATTCACTTAACCAGGCATAAGATATCAAAGTGGGACAATAATCATAACGCATTTTGTATGTACAAAGTCAGTGGAATCTGTTTTACTTACCACAATTTCTTAATGAcagagtttttttaatattgccaATCTTTTCATTAATATGAGAGCATAATTGTTCCAGATCTGAGGAGGCCATCCTTTAAGCCTCTGAAGAAAAagatatacatttataaaaaaagagaagccagacAAATTTATATTCACTTTCAATATCCAAGAATGGTAAATACCCAGTAAGTCACATCTCCCTGAAAAGAAAGTACAAAAACTCAAGAGCAATATCTTTCAATTCTACAAAATTCAGTTTCTGTCCAAAGTCCAGTACTGACTTGTCTTAGAGCTTTCTGTAGTTAATGCATCCCAAACCAGGGTACAGGGGATAAGCCTGTGTCATTTCCTTATAGATTTAAGGGGACAAATGCCTTTACTTACACATACAGACAACATTggtattttctttgaaaactcaAAGACCcaagaattttaaggaaaaacacAGTAAGTTCAAAGAAACGGGTCCAGGTAAGCATTTCTCCCATGCTGTTGGGTTTGGGCCTTTACTATTTGGGGTCGGTAAGGAggtggagggaaaggaggaaagaaatcaggtACTATTCACTCCGAGGGTTAATGAGGTCTAAAGCATCCACCCCGGCTAACCGGGCGAAGCAAGGTCAAGCCCTCTTCCGCCCCACGCGGCACCGCCCcgagccccccaccccgcccaagCAATGCCTTCCGCCCGCTTCCGAAGGCGGGATCCTCAACACCAGACTCCAACCTCGTGAGGGTCCGGGAGCAAAGGGCCCACTCAGTGCGGTCGCGAGGCGAGAAGACCCCTCCAGTCTCCACCGGAAGCCCAGGATGGCGAGACCCAACTCCGGGAGCGAAATTCAAACTGCCCGCCGGGTCTTGGTACCGCGCAAGCGCACATCAGCGCTCCCGGAACACGGCTTAGCGGCCTCCTGCGTTTCCAGGTTTACCCAGGGCCGCAGCGgagcggggccgggggcggggcagtGGTGCGGGGGCGGGGCAGTGGTGCGGGGCCCGGCCGGGGAAAAGGCGGAGCTGGGTTGGCTCGGGCGCGAAAGGCTGCCAGGACAAGTGCCCCTCCTACTCCGTGCCGTAACGGGTGATTTCAGTCGGTCACCCAATCCTGACCGTCCAGCAGCCAGGGCCAAGCGCTCGGGGGATCAAATCGCGAGCTTAAACTGGGTCTCCAaattggctgcacattagaatcaccagggCAGCTTTTAACAAATTCCAGTGTCTAAGCCGTACCCCAAATCAGTGAATTCAGACACTCTGTAAGTGGATCCCAaaccttaatatttttaaaaacaccagcCACTTCCAAAAAGCAGCCAAGTGTGTGAGCTGTAAGACTGAGACACCCTGTCTTCGTGGAATTTAGTGTCTGTAAGggcaaatgcaaataaaaaaaaaaaattccctgttggtccagtggttatgactctgtgctttcactgccgtgggcagggtttgatccctggtcggggaactgagattcccCCAAGCCGCCTGGCAccgcaaaaaagaaaaaaagggggggaaaagtTTAATTCCCCTTGttgaagaaaaggggggaaagcaTCCCAGGGCTGGTGTGGTTGCTCCACAGTCATCAAGGATCCACATTCGTTCCATCTTTTTGGTACCACCGTCCATGGCATCATGCATTCTGGAGTTAAGGTTGCCTGTGGTGCAAGACAACTGccatttcctttctcatttctttgagaAAGACTTAGCTGAAACAGCAC contains the following coding sequences:
- the SKA1 gene encoding spindle and kinetochore-associated protein 1, whose protein sequence is MASSDLEQLCSHINEKIGNIKKTLSLRNCGQEPTLKTILNKIGDEIIVVNELLNKLELEIQYQEQTNSSLKELFECLEEDYKDVEHLKENIPPHLPQVTVTQNFVNGSDLDPEEPVKVEEPAPTKKPSKEQKNVKEMPFITSDEFNGIPAYMKSRLTYCQINDVIKEINKAVVSKYKILHQPKKSMSSVARNLYHRFIDEETKETKGHYFVVEADIKEFTALKVDKRFHVILNILRHCRRLSEVRGGGLTRYVVT